A stretch of the Geovibrio thiophilus genome encodes the following:
- a CDS encoding MinD/ParA family protein produces the protein MTDQAHNLRRKAWDKKRRAKYISVSSGKGGVGKTNFVVNLAYWLAKMGKKVLVFDADLGLANVDILLNLTVTASIRKYLLGEAELDNVIKKDVYGFDVIPSSSGFSDLASLSESDFERIVEIFVNLDGVYDYILFDTGAGISGTVTKFAAIADTVIVITQPEPTAITDAYAFMKVVHFDHGINRIRFVLNRVDDVNGVKNIYMSMKNVAKKFLDVELDLLGHLREDKQVISSVKFQKPVCEINQNGAYSRDIYNIARNILGLPAENTRKEGLYSLLKGVFK, from the coding sequence ATGACAGATCAGGCGCACAATTTAAGACGAAAAGCATGGGATAAAAAACGGCGGGCAAAGTATATTTCCGTCTCCAGCGGCAAGGGCGGGGTGGGTAAAACCAACTTTGTGGTAAACCTTGCCTACTGGCTTGCGAAAATGGGGAAAAAAGTTCTTGTTTTCGATGCGGATTTAGGGCTCGCCAATGTTGATATACTGCTTAACCTAACCGTAACCGCTTCCATCAGAAAATATCTTCTGGGCGAGGCGGAGCTGGATAATGTAATAAAGAAGGATGTTTACGGATTTGATGTTATCCCGTCATCCAGCGGTTTTTCAGATCTTGCCAGCCTCAGCGAAAGCGATTTTGAGAGGATTGTGGAAATCTTCGTAAACCTTGACGGTGTTTACGATTATATACTGTTTGACACAGGTGCGGGGATCTCCGGGACTGTGACAAAGTTCGCCGCTATCGCCGACACTGTGATTGTGATCACTCAGCCGGAACCTACCGCCATAACAGATGCTTACGCCTTCATGAAGGTGGTTCACTTTGACCACGGCATAAACAGGATCCGCTTTGTGCTGAACAGAGTGGATGATGTCAACGGCGTAAAAAACATTTACATGAGCATGAAAAACGTGGCGAAGAAGTTTCTCGATGTGGAGCTTGACCTTCTCGGACACCTGAGAGAAGACAAACAGGTTATAAGCTCTGTGAAATTCCAGAAGCCAGTCTGCGAGATAAATCAGAACGGCGCGTACTCCCGTGATATTTATAACATAGCGAGAAATATACTCGGTCTTCCGGCCGAAAACACACGTAAAGAGGGGCTGTACAGTCTTCTTAAGGGGGTGTTCAAATGA
- a CDS encoding sigma-70 family RNA polymerase sigma factor, which translates to MQYETGGAINRFSPEEREKIIAEFMPRIKSWVIRMSSSLPDSVDLDDLYSSACVGLIESMDRFDKDRNVNFYTFAERRIKGSILDTLRSLDFLPRNVRTRLKQLEAFIERTYRELGARPSVDEIVAGSDFEAKEVYRLLELQDNDKLLSLDESVGGEGESNLIDFIKSKGLTPEDETVKNKLIERLGEEIDSLPEKEKYAITLYYYEELTMKEIAEVLNITESRVSQIHSAAVTKLKRRLKEFYE; encoded by the coding sequence ATGCAATATGAGACAGGCGGCGCTATAAACAGATTTTCCCCTGAAGAGCGGGAGAAAATCATTGCAGAGTTTATGCCCAGAATAAAGTCGTGGGTTATCCGTATGAGCTCGTCCCTCCCGGACAGCGTGGATCTTGACGATCTTTATTCCTCAGCCTGCGTTGGCTTAATAGAAAGTATGGACAGGTTCGACAAGGACAGAAATGTAAATTTCTATACCTTTGCCGAGAGAAGAATAAAAGGTTCAATCCTTGACACGCTGAGGAGTCTGGATTTTCTTCCCCGAAATGTGCGCACAAGGCTTAAACAGCTTGAGGCGTTCATAGAAAGAACCTACAGGGAGCTGGGCGCGCGCCCCTCTGTGGATGAGATAGTCGCCGGAAGCGACTTTGAGGCGAAGGAGGTTTACCGCCTTCTTGAGCTTCAGGACAATGACAAGCTCCTCAGCCTTGACGAATCCGTCGGCGGCGAAGGGGAAAGCAACCTCATAGATTTTATAAAAAGCAAGGGACTCACCCCCGAAGACGAAACGGTGAAGAACAAGCTCATAGAAAGGCTCGGCGAGGAGATAGACAGCCTCCCCGAAAAAGAGAAGTACGCCATTACTCTTTATTATTACGAAGAGCTTACGATGAAGGAGATTGCAGAGGTTCTGAACATTACGGAATCGAGGGTTTCACAAATCCACTCTGCGGCCGTGACAAAACTCAAGAGGAGGCTGAAAGAGTTCTATGAATAA
- the flhF gene encoding flagellar biosynthesis protein FlhF, translating to MKIKKYEAYDMAEAMRMIKQELGSEAVILSTRKVVKNNSFGLFSKPLIEVTAAVDMDERILMEKTAQAKAARPKPQSTGSTYNGFGKVAEPKDEDEFRPDTFAADIRRPSQETVYRSETSRQAKKLNPESYQQGGVDKLAELINTLGLNRFESLMADVAEIKKQMLEMKSALTENIVVDLPEQLKEFYSLMVKNGVDDVISYKFLKRIEKRATAGLTRSQIRNLIVQLLGDLIPIEKDYFSSLNRKIVAFVGPTGVGKTTTVAKIAANLSLKLKKRVSLITIDNFRIGAVEQLKTYAEIVDIPLQVASSPEELRTILARTEGYDYVFVDSMGRSQFDTEQIGDLRKFINAGDKMTVALVMSMSSNHAEMAETFENYGALMPEYVVFTKLDETKYFGPMVNLPIRKKTPVLLLSTGQNVPDDMEIPDGRKIASQILKDIPGFWSER from the coding sequence ATGAAGATAAAAAAGTACGAAGCGTACGACATGGCTGAGGCGATGAGGATGATCAAGCAGGAGCTCGGCTCCGAGGCTGTCATTCTTTCCACCAGAAAAGTCGTCAAAAACAACAGCTTCGGTCTTTTCTCCAAACCTCTCATAGAGGTCACAGCCGCCGTAGATATGGATGAGCGCATTCTCATGGAAAAAACCGCTCAGGCGAAAGCGGCAAGACCGAAGCCGCAGAGCACAGGCTCCACATATAACGGCTTCGGCAAGGTCGCCGAACCGAAAGATGAGGACGAGTTCAGACCGGACACCTTCGCCGCGGATATACGCCGCCCCTCACAGGAGACTGTTTACAGGTCCGAAACATCCCGTCAGGCAAAAAAGCTTAATCCCGAAAGCTATCAGCAGGGAGGAGTGGACAAGCTTGCCGAGCTGATAAACACTCTCGGACTCAACCGCTTTGAAAGTCTCATGGCTGACGTCGCCGAAATCAAAAAACAGATGCTTGAGATGAAAAGCGCCCTTACCGAGAATATAGTAGTCGACCTACCCGAGCAGCTTAAGGAGTTTTACTCCCTTATGGTGAAGAACGGCGTGGACGACGTTATCTCATATAAATTCCTGAAACGAATAGAAAAGCGTGCCACAGCAGGACTCACCAGAAGCCAGATACGCAACCTTATTGTGCAGCTTCTCGGGGATTTGATCCCCATTGAGAAGGACTACTTCTCTTCCCTTAACAGAAAAATAGTCGCCTTCGTGGGTCCCACGGGCGTGGGTAAAACGACAACGGTTGCCAAAATAGCTGCAAACCTTTCCCTTAAATTGAAAAAGAGAGTCAGTCTTATTACTATAGACAACTTCAGGATCGGCGCCGTAGAGCAGCTTAAAACCTATGCGGAGATTGTGGATATACCCCTTCAGGTTGCCTCTAGCCCCGAGGAGCTCCGGACAATTCTCGCCCGCACCGAGGGCTATGATTATGTATTCGTTGACTCCATGGGCAGAAGCCAGTTCGATACTGAGCAGATAGGCGATCTGAGAAAGTTTATAAACGCAGGGGACAAAATGACCGTCGCCCTTGTTATGTCCATGAGCAGCAACCACGCCGAGATGGCGGAAACCTTTGAAAATTATGGTGCGCTCATGCCGGAATATGTCGTTTTTACCAAGCTTGACGAAACAAAATACTTTGGTCCCATGGTGAACCTGCCGATCCGCAAAAAGACTCCCGTTCTCCTCCTTTCCACAGGGCAGAATGTCCCTGATGATATGGAGATTCCCGATGGCAGGAAGATTGCTAGTCAGATCCTCAAGGATATTCCGGGGTTCTGGAGTGAAAGATGA
- the flhB gene encoding flagellar biosynthesis protein FlhB, translating into MADNDSEKTEQPTGRRIQKAREEGNVAKTRELSAAVTFVATAIFMYFYISTMADELMRFMRESFMSLDYVLDEKSAVSLMFFVIIFMTKLLAPVLLMLFVVNIASNIMQFGFLFSPKALAVKLDRLDPIKGFGRIFSKRSLVELFKSLFKIFVVGLSAFYIIKGKIPTILRLGDSEPIDSIMFFLMLIFELFLKIGVLILILAIIDFMYQKWQNTEDLKMTKQEVKEEFRQMEGDPIIKQKIRSMQREMARKRMMSDVPKSDVVVTNPTHFAIALRYRPGEDKAPTVVAKGQRLLALRIKELAKKSGVLVHEDPPLARTLFKTVDIGDEIPENLYKAVAEILALVGKFKHMRR; encoded by the coding sequence ATGGCTGACAACGATTCGGAGAAGACCGAACAGCCCACGGGGCGGCGGATTCAGAAAGCCAGAGAGGAAGGCAATGTCGCCAAGACAAGGGAGCTCAGCGCCGCCGTGACCTTTGTCGCCACCGCCATATTCATGTATTTCTATATTTCCACAATGGCGGACGAGCTGATGCGGTTCATGCGGGAATCATTCATGTCCCTTGATTACGTGCTGGACGAGAAAAGCGCCGTCAGCCTGATGTTTTTTGTGATAATTTTCATGACGAAGCTCCTCGCGCCTGTGCTGCTGATGCTGTTTGTGGTGAACATTGCCTCAAACATCATGCAGTTCGGTTTTCTTTTCAGCCCGAAGGCGCTTGCCGTAAAGCTTGACAGGCTTGATCCCATAAAGGGTTTCGGCAGGATATTTTCCAAGCGCAGCCTTGTGGAGCTTTTCAAGTCACTGTTTAAGATATTCGTTGTGGGATTATCCGCCTTTTACATCATAAAAGGGAAGATACCGACAATTCTCCGCTTGGGTGATTCCGAACCCATAGACAGCATAATGTTTTTTCTTATGCTTATTTTTGAGCTTTTCCTCAAGATCGGGGTTCTGATTCTGATACTCGCCATTATAGACTTCATGTACCAGAAGTGGCAGAACACCGAAGACCTTAAGATGACAAAACAGGAGGTCAAGGAGGAGTTCAGGCAGATGGAGGGGGATCCCATCATAAAGCAGAAGATCAGAAGCATGCAGAGGGAAATGGCACGCAAGAGGATGATGTCTGACGTTCCGAAGTCTGACGTTGTGGTGACCAACCCCACTCACTTTGCCATTGCTCTGAGATACCGCCCCGGGGAGGATAAAGCGCCTACCGTGGTGGCAAAAGGGCAGAGACTTCTGGCGCTGAGGATAAAAGAGCTTGCGAAGAAGAGCGGAGTGCTTGTTCATGAGGATCCGCCCCTTGCGAGAACACTTTTCAAAACTGTTGACATAGGTGATGAAATACCTGAGAATTTGTATAAAGCAGTAGCAGAAATACTTGCCCTTGTAGGGAAATTTAAGCATATGAGAAGGTAG
- the flhA gene encoding flagellar biosynthesis protein FlhA translates to MMTKLIKQGEIGFGLFFIGIIIVMILPMPAVFLDLLLVCSIALSVLILMVAIYADEPLKFSTFPSVLLIITLFRLSLNVASTRRILLNGSEGEGAAGHVIQAFGQYVVGGNYAVGVIIFLILVLINFMVITKGSGRIAEVAARFTLDAMPGKQMSIDADLNAGLIDEAGAKAKRAKIQQEADYYGAMDGASKFVRGDAVAGLIITGINIIGGLAIGVLQNGMEVAEAAGVFTILTVGDGLVSQIPSLIVSTAAGLIVSRAGGGDKDLSGQLARQLFRSTRVLYITGGILLFFAVVPGMPFFPFLFLSGIFFAIAHSAKKAAEKPEEDEEEQEEERKPATEEEEVRELLEMDTMELGIGFSLIPLVDSAQGGTLLNRIKSIRKQVALEMGIIVPPVRIRDNLQLDGNGYNILLKGVRVASGTIFPDKFLVMNPEGSVDKIDGIPTKEPAFGLAAKWVDERQKEKAELNGFTIVDPATVIATHLTEVIKSYANELIGRQETLELVNGVKEKFPKLVEDLIPGILDLGTVNRVLQNLLRERISIRNLRSILEVLASYGVQTKDVENLTERVRLSLRRQITESLLAPDGALYVFTLPSEIEQLLAKNLQQGDEGKDILIDPLAAQKILSKMIGKVDEVTHKGFSPVLVISPPLRSAMRRFAEKFVKNINVISHNEISENVRIESLGMLEIKV, encoded by the coding sequence ATGATGACAAAATTGATAAAACAGGGCGAAATAGGCTTCGGTCTGTTTTTCATAGGCATAATCATAGTGATGATTCTGCCTATGCCCGCCGTATTTCTGGACCTGCTTCTGGTTTGCAGCATCGCTCTGTCGGTTCTGATTCTGATGGTGGCGATCTATGCGGATGAACCGCTTAAGTTTTCAACCTTTCCTTCGGTACTGCTGATCATTACCCTGTTCAGACTTTCGCTTAACGTCGCCTCCACAAGGCGTATCCTTCTCAACGGCTCGGAGGGCGAGGGCGCGGCGGGACATGTTATTCAGGCGTTCGGTCAGTATGTGGTGGGCGGCAACTATGCCGTTGGTGTTATCATCTTCCTTATCCTTGTGCTGATCAACTTTATGGTTATCACTAAGGGTTCCGGACGTATTGCGGAGGTTGCGGCAAGGTTCACGCTGGACGCCATGCCCGGCAAGCAGATGAGCATTGATGCCGATCTCAACGCAGGGCTCATAGACGAGGCGGGCGCAAAGGCAAAAAGGGCAAAAATCCAGCAGGAAGCAGACTATTACGGAGCCATGGACGGTGCGAGCAAGTTTGTTCGCGGTGACGCCGTCGCGGGGCTTATCATCACAGGCATAAATATAATAGGCGGTCTCGCCATAGGCGTTCTGCAAAACGGTATGGAAGTGGCGGAGGCGGCAGGCGTTTTCACTATCCTGACCGTGGGCGACGGTCTGGTGAGCCAGATCCCCTCACTGATAGTTTCCACTGCGGCGGGTCTCATAGTTTCCCGTGCGGGCGGAGGAGACAAGGATCTCAGCGGTCAGCTCGCCAGACAGCTTTTCCGCAGTACAAGGGTGCTATACATAACTGGCGGCATACTCCTTTTCTTTGCGGTTGTGCCCGGTATGCCGTTTTTCCCTTTTCTTTTTCTTTCGGGGATATTTTTCGCCATAGCGCATTCCGCTAAAAAGGCGGCGGAAAAGCCGGAAGAGGATGAGGAAGAGCAGGAGGAGGAGCGCAAGCCCGCAACGGAGGAGGAAGAGGTAAGAGAACTGCTGGAGATGGATACCATGGAGCTTGGTATCGGCTTCAGCCTCATCCCTCTTGTGGATTCTGCTCAGGGCGGAACGCTTCTTAACCGCATAAAATCCATACGCAAGCAGGTCGCCCTTGAGATGGGGATAATCGTTCCCCCCGTCAGGATAAGGGATAATCTCCAGCTTGACGGCAACGGGTACAACATACTCCTTAAAGGTGTCAGAGTCGCCAGCGGAACTATTTTTCCGGATAAATTTCTGGTTATGAACCCCGAGGGGAGCGTGGACAAGATAGACGGCATTCCCACTAAGGAACCTGCTTTCGGACTCGCCGCCAAATGGGTGGACGAGCGTCAGAAGGAGAAGGCGGAGCTTAACGGCTTCACCATAGTCGATCCGGCTACGGTGATCGCCACACACCTTACGGAAGTGATAAAGTCCTATGCTAATGAGCTTATAGGCAGGCAGGAGACCCTTGAGCTTGTCAACGGAGTCAAGGAAAAATTTCCGAAGCTGGTGGAAGACCTCATCCCCGGCATACTGGATCTGGGCACTGTAAACAGGGTATTGCAGAACCTGCTGAGAGAGAGGATCTCCATCCGCAACCTCCGCAGCATTCTGGAGGTTCTCGCCTCTTACGGAGTGCAGACCAAGGATGTGGAAAACCTCACGGAAAGAGTGCGTCTGTCCCTAAGAAGACAGATAACCGAGAGCCTTCTCGCTCCGGACGGCGCGCTTTATGTTTTCACACTCCCGTCTGAGATTGAACAGCTTCTGGCAAAAAATCTTCAGCAGGGTGACGAAGGAAAGGATATACTTATAGACCCCCTTGCCGCGCAGAAAATTCTGTCTAAAATGATAGGTAAGGTTGATGAGGTGACACATAAAGGATTCAGTCCGGTTCTTGTTATTTCCCCTCCCCTGCGCTCTGCAATGCGCCGTTTTGCGGAGAAATTTGTTAAGAACATTAATGTTATATCTCACAACGAAATAAGCGAGAATGTCAGGATAGAGAGCCTCGGCATGCTGGAGATTAAGGTATGA
- the fliR gene encoding flagellar biosynthetic protein FliR, with amino-acid sequence MFEFLYQTDLLLTFIMVFFRISGIIFSAPMFSSQLIPDNVKVVTSLVLAVVVFPNVQSIGLSDVHPLLLVLLIAKEVLLGIATGMMAQLLFVGVQIGGELAGFQMGFSMVNSFDPSMNMQLSIIAQLKNIAMILFFIALGGHLMVIGAMSESFRAVPLGIFTFKAEGFLYIAKMLSASFLTALKIVAPIFVVMLCTHVIMGIMGRLVPQLNLMIVGFPLQIAVGLSVLSISLRYFFIVFEKLLHEYFMRVATLFHIFGGN; translated from the coding sequence ATGTTTGAGTTCCTTTATCAGACGGATCTGCTGCTGACTTTTATTATGGTCTTCTTCCGCATTTCGGGCATAATTTTCAGCGCCCCGATGTTCAGCAGCCAGCTTATTCCGGACAATGTAAAAGTCGTTACCTCCCTTGTGCTTGCCGTTGTGGTTTTCCCCAATGTGCAGTCCATAGGGCTGTCTGATGTTCACCCGCTGCTGCTTGTCCTGCTTATTGCCAAGGAGGTTCTGCTCGGCATCGCCACAGGGATGATGGCTCAGCTCCTCTTTGTGGGTGTGCAGATAGGCGGTGAGCTTGCGGGCTTTCAGATGGGCTTCAGTATGGTTAACTCATTCGACCCTTCGATGAATATGCAGCTTTCCATCATCGCCCAGCTCAAAAACATAGCGATGATCCTTTTTTTTATAGCCCTCGGCGGTCACCTGATGGTTATCGGCGCCATGAGCGAATCCTTCAGGGCGGTTCCTTTGGGAATATTCACCTTCAAGGCGGAGGGGTTTCTCTACATCGCAAAAATGCTCAGCGCTTCATTCCTCACAGCGCTTAAGATAGTCGCCCCGATATTCGTTGTTATGCTCTGCACACACGTTATAATGGGGATAATGGGCAGGCTTGTGCCGCAGCTCAACCTCATGATAGTGGGCTTTCCCCTCCAGATAGCCGTTGGGCTTTCCGTACTCAGCATAAGCCTGCGCTATTTCTTTATTGTTTTTGAAAAGCTTCTCCATGAGTACTTCATGCGGGTCGCGACATTATTTCATATTTTCGGCGGTAACTGA